The following nucleotide sequence is from Primulina tabacum isolate GXHZ01 chromosome 2, ASM2559414v2, whole genome shotgun sequence.
ACATCGTTCATTTTACTATTCGTATTATGATCACGAAAGCTcgcaaaatttataaatattataacATATGTATGTATGATCGACTGaaattttaacatatttttaaaaattaatgaacacatatataaaagtaattacatgaaattaaatttattaacatttatgaaattacattaatttcaaatattttaacatacttATTCTATATTttagatataaatatttttttgtttaatttgaATTTACTtgaataattaaagtttaaatacAATAAATTTAGTATTGTCTTATTTATCAGCCATCGTAAATCAAATAAtaagtaaaaattatttatatttacagataaaaatattttaaataaatttttttattaaattatagaaCCCATAGAGGTTTTTATCAAATTTAGGATAATTCGCGAAAAATATGGAATAATAATGATAAAACTTTCGGAAtttatttagaaatttttatcattaatttattcttatcccacAAGGGTATTTCaactttttaaatattattttattttatttactatCGACAAAAACAAATTATCATATACTATTTTATCTTTAGTCGATCGACTTATGTTAAAACAATAACGACAACAAAACCACCcgtaaataataaataattgatttctcAGCCGATCGATTTATGTTAAAACAATAACGTCAACAAAATCACCcgtaaataataaataattgatttaaaattcaattattttaCGACTCAAGTATCATTATATAATTATGTCGGAATAAATGAAAGAAATCATCCCAATATCCCTACTCTACTGAAAATGGCAGATACAAGCATCTGCAAGCTCCACGCCATTGTTTTCCAACTTTCATCCAGCCGGTTATAATTTTTGACAAAACAACAAATACTTTACATTCTTGCCTCAGACCAATTCATTGCACAATTTTAGTTTCAGATGCGGCGGCTAAGCTGTTAACTTGGTTGAAACGTACTAACAACAGGTCTGGACAAGCAAAAAGAAAACGAGGATTTGTCATACTTAGGAGTTTCAATGGAACATAGACAATTGTTGGATTTCAAAATACattaaagattaataattttagcTCTTAAATCATAGATAAATTTATCAAGATTCCTCTCCGAAGATCCACCATTATCCAAAGCATCATGCAAGATTTTCTTCACCTTCTCCGCTTGGTCCCTGAATCCCTGTGAAGCTGATCCACTCATGAAACCACTTATCTTTTCTGCAACTTCTTCCCTGTGAATGGATACTCCATCAGAAAGATTAATTCCGATCTTCAAATCCTCCACCACCAATTTCCTATTGGTAGGTTGATCATAGGCCACCGGATTACAGATCATTGGAACCCCACACCACATGCTCTCGAGTGTTGAGTTCCATCCGCAATGCGTGACGAACCCTCCAACCCCTCGATTCGAAAGGACCATAATTTGATCACACCAGGGAACAATCAACCCTTTGCCCTTGATTTCGTCCTGGAACCCATCCGGGAAAATGTCCGAATCCCCGGATTTCAGAATATCTTCTCGTGCGACCCAAAGAAAGTTAACTTCACTTAGCAGGAGCCCGTAGGCAATTTCTTGAATCACCTGTTTACTCGTCTGAACCACGCTGCCAAACGAGACGTATAGAACCGAGCCTGGAGGTTTCGAGTCGAGCCATTTTGTGCAGTCTAATTCGGACCGCAAACTTTTGGCAACCCTCGTGGTTTCTGGACGATTGGTGAAAGAGTAAACAGGGCCGATTGCATAAGTTGGTTGATTCTTGCTTAAAGTATCTAAGGTTTTGGACTCGAGTTCTTGTACTGTGTAATGCAAAACGAAATCAGCTCTGTTCATTTCATGAAATGCTGCAAATACAGCTTTGTGTACCACAGTTTCTATTTCCTCCTCTTTGAAGTATGACATCAAGTCCTTCGTGGATATCGAATCAACTCCAGGAACGTATTTTAGTTCTTCTTCATTGTCTCCTGATcatcaagaaaaaaatagaCAAATATTCAAGTATTATAAAACTACTCAATGATCGTTTTCTCATATAATCAAAATGAGATCACCATAAGTTTATAAGCTAGCTTATCAGAAACGAAGAATTAAGAAACTTATAATACAAATATACCTTTAACTGGAAAATGGCCATTCTGAGTGACGAGATCCCAGTGACAGCCAACGGTAAAAACCAAAGCTGGCTGTGTGAAAAACGAAACATTCAACAGATCATACTTCCTCGCAATCCCGGGAGACCACGCAAAGAAACTGTCAGCAATCAAGACAGACACCGGAGGAGAATCAGCAGACCCAATCATGTTCCCTATAAATTCATCGACCCGAGCAGGAAAATCATTCAGCAGGGATCTCCAATACTCATCCAAGTGAAGAGGACGATCGAATTCCACAGGAAACCCGTCGGTAATAGTAGAGTAACGGATATCGAGGCCTGATTTACGAACTGCGGAAAATAAGTCAGTTTCTTTGTCCATGTTGGATTTCGTTAGAGTATGGTGGATGTGTTCGGCGTGCACGAATGTGATGGTGAGGCCCTTCGAAGCAagtttaattgctaaattgacGAAGGGGTTGATATGGCCTTGATATGGAAGTGGGAAAATTATGGCGTGGAGCTTGCAGCAGCTTGTATCCGCCATTTTCTGCAGAGGTTTGAACAATTTGATAATGTTTGGTTTTCAACTTTCATTCTGCCAtttcgatttttattttttgtattttttatacCATAACCCAATAAATTATCGAAAATAGTTTATTTAACACTATGAACTCCTTATATATAACTAGAATAAACCTATAatatacacaataaaataagtctaaataaaaaaaataattcatagtTCTTGTTTTGAAGCATGATtgcacaattttattttcaatta
It contains:
- the LOC142526653 gene encoding UDP-glycosyltransferase 86A1-like, coding for MADTSCCKLHAIIFPLPYQGHINPFVNLAIKLASKGLTITFVHAEHIHHTLTKSNMDKETDLFSAVRKSGLDIRYSTITDGFPVEFDRPLHLDEYWRSLLNDFPARVDEFIGNMIGSADSPPVSVLIADSFFAWSPGIARKYDLLNVSFFTQPALVFTVGCHWDLVTQNGHFPVKGDNEEELKYVPGVDSISTKDLMSYFKEEEIETVVHKAVFAAFHEMNRADFVLHYTVQELESKTLDTLSKNQPTYAIGPVYSFTNRPETTRVAKSLRSELDCTKWLDSKPPGSVLYVSFGSVVQTSKQVIQEIAYGLLLSEVNFLWVAREDILKSGDSDIFPDGFQDEIKGKGLIVPWCDQIMVLSNRGVGGFVTHCGWNSTLESMWCGVPMICNPVAYDQPTNRKLVVEDLKIGINLSDGVSIHREEVAEKISGFMSGSASQGFRDQAEKVKKILHDALDNGGSSERNLDKFIYDLRAKIINL